The DNA region TGTTGCTTCCCTTTGAAACACAAGGATAATTGATGATCTGGGTTGCCCAAAGTCATCTTCAAGTATCGTTCTTGTTTCACTATATTCCCCTTTATATTCAAAACCGTTTCCACTTAAAACAGATGGTAATTTTATAGCGAAAAGGATTGAGAATACGATAACACCTGCCCAAAAAGTTAGTACCCAATTTCGATACCGGTACATGAATCCCCCGAGTTTCTCCATGGTGAAGCCTCCTTATAGCTATTTGTAGCATTCCTACCATATTATAGCATTTGTTATAAAGGGTAATAAACGGTTTCAGATTGCTTTTTCAAGTCTATTGCTTTTTGCAAATAAAAACCTTGATTATTACAAGAATGTTCCCCTTTTTCTTATTATAAATTCCAAACCACAACCACAGGGAGAGAGAATATGTTCAATGCGCATTTTACAAATGTAAAAGAATTTTGCTACAATAGAGAAAATATCTAAGGCTTAGGTGATAAAAGTGGACCAAGAAAAACTAAGTAAGGTGATTGAAGCAGCTAAGTTATATTACTTACTAGATTATAATCAAAACGAGATTGCTAAGATTTTGGGGGTTTCCCGCCCAACCGTTTCTCGCTTGTTACAACAGGCAAAAAATGATGGGATCGTCCAGATTACAATTATGGACCCTATGGAGGATGTTGAAAACCTCGAGGCAAAACTTGAAAAAAAGTTCAACCTAAAAAAGGTATTAGTAGCCTCGATTCCGCAATACGAAGAGCATATTATTAAGAATTACCTCGGTGTAAAGGCCGCCAGATATCTCGATGAAATTGTTAAGGATAATGATATTATTGGAGTGACTTGGGGAACAACACTATACCATATCGCAGTTGAATTAAAACAGAAATTTGTCAGAGACGTACAGGTTGTTCAACTCAAAGGCGGAGTAAGTTATTCAGAAACAAATACTTATTCATCAGAGATCCTATACCTTTTTGGGAAAGCGTATAATACCGCACCCCACAATCTCCCATTACCTGCAATTGTTGATCATGTTGTCGTTAAGCAGGCAATGGAGGCGGACCGTCATATTCGAAAAATTCTCGATCAAGGAAAAAAAGCGAATATCGCATTGTTTACCATGGGGACCGTTAAAACAGATTCATTGTTATTCCAAATGGGATATTTTACAGAGAGTGATAAGGAATCCCTTTATGGGAAAGCAGTTGGTGATATTTGTTCACGTTTCTATGATAAAGAAGGAAATGTGTGTAATGAAAGCTTGAATGATCGAACTCTTGGAATCAATCTAGAAGACCTAAGAGAGAAAGAGCATTCAATCCTTGTAGCAGGCGGCCCCAATAAAATTGATGGAATATACGGAGCAATAAAAGCACATTATGCAAATGTTCTAATTACCGATCAATATACAGCACAATTCCTATTAGATAAAAGAGAATAAACAGAATAAAAATAGTTTTACATTTGTTCATTTAAGTATTTACATTTGTTCATACGCTTGATATAGTTACATTATGATAATAAATAGTGAATCAAAATATCATTTCTTAACTGAAACAGGGAGGATAACAAAAATGACTAAAAGTGTTGTAAATTTAATTGACCATACATTATTAAAAGCGGATGCAAAAAAAGAAGAAATTGTTAAATTAGTAGAAGAAGCGAAAGAATACAAATTTGCTTCTGTCTGTGTTAACCCGACTTGGGTAAAAACAGCTGCAGAAATGCTTGCTAGTACTCCAGAAGTGAAGGTGTGTACGGTTATTGGCTTTCCATTAGGAGCAGCAACACCAGAAACAAAAGCATTTGAAACGAAAAATGCGATTGAAAATGGTGCAAATGAAGTGGATATGGTCATAAACATCGCTGCGCTTAAGGATAA from Neobacillus sp. FSL H8-0543 includes:
- a CDS encoding sugar-binding transcriptional regulator, yielding MDQEKLSKVIEAAKLYYLLDYNQNEIAKILGVSRPTVSRLLQQAKNDGIVQITIMDPMEDVENLEAKLEKKFNLKKVLVASIPQYEEHIIKNYLGVKAARYLDEIVKDNDIIGVTWGTTLYHIAVELKQKFVRDVQVVQLKGGVSYSETNTYSSEILYLFGKAYNTAPHNLPLPAIVDHVVVKQAMEADRHIRKILDQGKKANIALFTMGTVKTDSLLFQMGYFTESDKESLYGKAVGDICSRFYDKEGNVCNESLNDRTLGINLEDLREKEHSILVAGGPNKIDGIYGAIKAHYANVLITDQYTAQFLLDKRE